TCAGTAAAGTTCATGTGTGTCTCATTTTCCTCAGATGCTCCTAAAGACACCTCAGCATCCATCAGTCCATCAGGTTTGGTGTCAGCAGGTAGCTGGGTGGAGCTGAGCTGCTTCAGCAGAGCCAAATCCTCCAcccagcttcacctggttcaggaACAGCGAACATGGAGCCATTAATGTGTCTGTGGGGCAGGTTTACAAACTTCAGAAGACCAACATGTCAAATATAGAAAGTCATTTTTGTGTGGCTGCAAATGTTCTTGGTAATCAGACATCATGGAGTGACTTGAAAAATAAAGGTAACAtctgtgtttcatttataattatttCTGCTTCTCCATATCACTGTAACCTTTATAAAAATTGATGTTTTATATTTCACAGTACAGCTTCCTTTGTCCTATACttctttactttatttgttatctgtttattattgtgtttcttTCCAAGAAACAGGGATGCGGACAGTCCTTGGCTCAGTTATTTTGCTGTTCATTTTCGCTGCGCTCATCTGCTTGGTTCCCTCAGTTTTGTGAGTATAAACAAGCGGCTTCCTCAGGTGTAGTTGTAGGTGCCCAGCCTGTGGTGCCCTGGGCATAGTTCTCCACCACATTTACATGTACAGTAGTTCAGATGCAAGGACACGtgtcagtaaaacaaaaaaaaaaagtcaagctgtcaaaataaataaataacatcagGATTATTCTGATACCACTCCaatatttttccagtttcttCAAGTCCAAACATCAAACTCCCCAACAGCCTCAGGTCAGGGATTCAACCTGTACGTTAAATTTGACACCATCAGCACAAAGTGAAATattaatgtacttttttttccccccccataGGCTGAACCAGATGAGGACGTTATAGTTCAAATGCTTCCTGATAAAACTGAAGACCAAACTTATGAGGACATGAACGGTTTCCAGAGACAACCAGAAGTTTTCCATGAATCTAAGAAGGACAGAGGACTGGAGGAGGCAGTTTACTCCCGGGTCCAAAAGTTCAGGGCAAGAAACTGCTCAGTGCAGAGGGCTAACAGTTCGGAGGATACTTACATTGAAATGAAACACCAATAACTGCTGTTGTGCGATCACagaaatatagtttttgtttttacattatgtCAGATCATTATGATTCTCTTTCCCTGTTGTACTTGGTTTCATCacagttttatcattttattgtaaTAGAGCAGTTGCATTTTGGCTTTTTGGTGGCTTTCTTCTGGGTGACAAACTTTGATAGACTTCACATCATGTCTGCCATAactcttatgttttttttgttttttttttaagaaactgaCTTTTAATCTATTAGATAATTTATATTTCTGATACCACAAGAACACAAAAACTCCACTGATATTCTGgtgaaaattcattttttttcctgcctttaACGTTCAAAAGCCAAAAGAACTGATCTCCTGAGTTGCATGGTGGTTGGATTTTCCTATCATGTCAATTCTTACAATACTAGCATAAAATTGCTTGAACAGATGAATGCGGCACCTTCTAGGATCTGTAAAATCTTCCCaaggatgaaccagacttgTGCAGCTGCTCAACTCCCTTCCTGATGTCTTGAGctgatttcttttgactttcCCATCATGTCAAAACAAGAAACCCAAATGTTTCAGGCAATTATGTAAAAAAgcatatacatatatttttagacatttttaatcaaagttgCATACTGCTAACCATTGTGTCTTGAtgcctctctttttttttccaagttactaatttttaaacatacagtatTCCACAAGTTCACTCTAAAACAAGCAAATAggattgttaaataaaaataaaagtttcgaCAGTGTTTATGTGCTTCAGCTATTTCTTTATTCTGTGATCCAATTGAAGCCATTCTGAATCTGTGTGTCTGGTTATCCTAACTGAGAATGTCAAATATAAACGCTGAATGATGGAGGATCTGTGAGATGTTCTGCGTACAACAACGGTTGCCGATGTATCCAGAGGACGTCACGCCGACCTTGATTTGAAGTATGTTTGAaactttgcttgttttttgacaaaaggCTCCTGGGATGTACAATGCGCTAATCACTTACCAGTGCACtgctaaacacaaaacatattttacaaatataattcAGTTGCGTGACAAGACTTTCAAAGCTGTTCTGCATATTTCACATGTATGTATTcagttgggggttttttttatcagacaGTTGCAAAATCTGTTTGGTCATGTCCACCCAGACAAGATGATCTCTTGACACAATAAAGAATGTTAAATGCAGCTTACACACGCAAGAATCCTTTGGACAGAAGACGGTTGTTCATCTGCTGACTGACTTCATAAACacctgatttaaaacaaaattttactttgcatttagatttatttgGTAAGAAAATGTTTACTGTGTTGAACTTTTTGGagataaaatcatgtttttgctTAATAGACTGTATGGAGGTTCTCTCAAAATGCAACAgtgcatttttttaagtgttacaTAAAGATTGCTTTAAAGAAACCTAATTATTCTTTTAAGAACGTTTCTAAGTGACttgttttcatcatgttttcATTCCGTCTGCAGGGTGATGAAGGATATCTAGAGTGTCACGGCAGAGCTGTCTGGAAATATGTCGACACTCGAAATGTTACTGAGTCTCGTCTTTCTTCCAAGTGAGCCGTTTGTTCTCTTTCTTTCATTTGGTTTGCAGGAAGATTATGCTGCATATTATGTTCACCATTATTTTACCTTTACAGGTATTTTGGCTGTTTGTGAGAGACCAGGTGTCTCACTTACTTTACCAACCCCTATCGAGGCATTGAGTGGATCTTGTTTTCAAGTCCCATGTCGCTTTATAGAACACAATGGATTTAATTCCACAGGAGCACGTGAAGGAGTGTGGATTAAACATGGCAAGGATATTTACACAACCGCACATGGAATTAACAAATATCCAATAGAAATTACCGGAGACTTGGACAAATTCAACTGCTCCACCCTGCTTTCTGACGTAAATACAAATCTTGCGGGGAAGTACTTCTTAAGGcttgacaacaaacaaagcacGGCAACAGCTTGTGCTCATCCACTCTGGGTAACTGTGAGAGGTGAGTGTCTTATCTGTCATAAAGTATTTAGTCAACCCTGAAATTAGGTACTGCTTTGCATAGTTCTCTTATTCAAGGTTCCTGGTCATGATTGTGccagaaaaaacccccaacactTTTGTAACCTTTACTTTCACAGGCATGTTGGGCAAGGCAGCATTATTTACGCAATTCATACACAAGACAATCcaaagtgctttttaaaaaatgtatggatAACATGTAAATATGAAGCATAAACATAAAAGCCTGGCATAAAAGAATTCATAACACAGACTTTAATTAATAGATTTTTAGACTACTTTCACACTGCAACCTGAAATGACCCAAAAACGACTTGCCCTTATGTGACTGTAATGAAGAGATCTTCATTACTGGGactattttactgaaatcactgtattgcatttttaaagtatttttgcactttattaacaagcactttatttagcactgcactttaagcatagatttgcacatcagtaacaatttgcacacaagaagttttaattgtatttattgagtatttttagacattagcatgtagccttttgttctgggctctgcacagctgctcctcattgacgagtgaggtggttgcctgtggagggaggataattgttactcagagcaatgagctactggtgggtaaaactgagcaaatgtgtTGTGCATAATCTGTTGGGTGTGGAGTGCTAGTGTAGAGTGACtcacctgtcttttctgtgtcctctccagggtgtttggacaaatactGCCCCGGGGGTCCAGACACCATATATAGTCTCTGGGAGAGGCCATTGAAAAGTGTGTGGGGGGGaattgtttatgggttttgtggtgtttcatctggtgtaatgataaaacataaaatatttataaaaagtaaatagaaatgtttatatttagtaaaaggtattttaattaaataagtggATATTGATGAATTGAGATTCCCCTGTGAATCAAAGGTGGTTTGATCCGTCACAGCTGGGACTATTTAAGACTGCAGTTTTCACCTGTGAAGTGTTGGTTGATGTTGTGTGAAGAATAAAACCACTGCTGTTTTCCACCTGACTCTGCCTCAACGCTTCATCGTCACTGTAAGATCCTACCGCGAACGGCTACCCTTGTTACAGTGACATTCATCCGCCCTGAACATtattgatactcgacaaacgtcatTATTCTGCATCCTGATATGCCAAGCAGGAAGAAGAGCAACCGTGGCGGACGACTATGCATATTAAGTTGCGCTGACTCCGGTTGGACAGCAATCACTACACACTCTCCCACATACATGTTTACTTCCATGAACACTGAGCATGCTCACTATATCTGACACTATTGTATGCTTAGATACACATGCAGGatgctttcagattttttgcagTTCACATTAGGAGACCACGTACAAGTTGCATATCTTTGGAAATGTCAACGGCCAGGCAAAACATCGGAATTGAGCATTAAAGCATGCAGTGTGAATGAAGTGTGAAGGCTTAATTTTTGTCTTAGTTTTAGTCTTAGGATTGTTTGTGAATATGGGCTTGTTGGAGAACGTCATGACTAGTTTAGCTAGCTTTCAATTCCAGATATTTTGTACCAGGGAGCCAGTCTATGTGTAACGGATCATAAGCCAGCACTCTCTGCGATTTGCTTGTTAATATGTTTTAAGATTTACAGCAGTATCAGGTCACGACAAAGTAGAGTGACATTAGCATATATGATAGGACATGTAGGGCTACTTTATAATCTATGTTAGATTCTGGGTCAGGTTGTAGAGCAGACACGAAAAAGGTATGATACTTTAAAATGGGAAGgtttaatgcattttttgttctaaagttatttttgtgcACCTGATATTTTCAGGCCAAAATTAGTGCAGTGTAATTAACACTGATTCAAATGCTACATTGCACAAAGTCTATGCACAATGTTtgatattaattattaattatttcacagttttatgttgttaaaaatgtacataaatgtGGAATTACAGATTCTCCTTGGAGTCCCAGCATTAATGTTCCCTCTGACCTGAAGGAGCATCAGTCTGTCACTGTAACCTGCTCAGCTTTCACTCCCTGTCCGCACTCACCTCCTAAACTCACCTGGAATCTCCAACAAGACTCTCTCAGACAaatagagaaaaacacagatggaaCCTTTATAACTAAAATCCAGAAGAACATCACTCTGTCAAACACACATGATGGATACAACATCAGATGTTCTGCCAGATATCCTGTGATTGGAGGAATCAAGACAGCAGAGACAGAAGTGACTCTCAGTGTTTCATGTAAGTGATCCTGTCAGCAGGTCATGGTTCAGCTGTTTCTGGTCAGTAAAGTTCATGTGTGTCTCATTTTCCTCAGATGCTCCTAGAAACACTTTAGCATCCATCAGTCCACCAGGTTTGGTGTCAGCAGGTAGCAGGGTGGAGCTGAGCTGCTTCAGCAGAGCCAAACCTCCAcccagcttcacctggttcaggaAGTGTGAACATGGAACCACTAATGTATCTGTGGGGCCAGTTTACAGCTTTGTTGTTACCAAGGGAGGAGAGTATTATTGTGTGGCTACAAATGGTCTGGGAAATCAGAGATCATCAGATATCTATTTAAGGATTAAAGGTAATTTAATGGCTATTTTTAGTCCttctttattagatttttaaaatgatttttatttttagattattatacCTGTAActgctaaataaaacataaagtaaTTCAAAGAATTAGTTGGAAAGTTAACAAACAGTTCTGTTCAAACCACTGTAGTTActataaacacaaaacatacagtatgttttaCTTTCTACTGTGTCTGATGTGAAATCCCAGAAACCCCTGGAAGTCCCAGCATTAATGTTCCCTCTGACCTGAAGGAGCATCAGTCTGTCACTGTAACCTGCTCAGCTTTCACTCCCTGTCCACACTCACCTCCTAAACTCACCTGGAATCTCCAACAAGACTCTctcagacaaacagagaaaaactcagATGGAACCTTTACAACTAAAATCCAGGAGACCCTCACTCTGTCAGACACACATGATGGATACAACATCAGATGTTCTTCCAGATATTCTGCGATTGGAGGAATCAAGACAGCAGAGACAGAAGTGACTCTCAGTGTTTCATGTAAGTGATCCTGTCAGCAGGTCATGGTTCAGCTGTTTCTGGTCAGTAAAGTTCATATATGTCTCATTTTCCTCAGATGCTCCTAGAAACACTTTAGCATCCATCAGTCCACCAGGTTTGGTGTCAGCAGGTAGCAGGGTGGAGCTGAGCTGCTTCAGCAGAGCCAAACCTCCAcccagcttcacctggttctgGAAGAGCAAACATGGAGAAGTTGACGTATCTGTGGGGCCAGTTTACAACCTCAGCGTTACTGAGAAAGGAGAATATTACTGTGTGGCTTCAAATAATCTGGGGAGTCAGAAATCATCAGTGATTCTTCTTAATATTGAAGGTAATTACTAACTGGTATTCAGAAATTTAAGGTTAAAGACGTGTGACattctaaaataatttcaacacAGTTCATGCAGCCAATTCTTCATGTTAGCTGGCTGGAGTTGAACTGCTTCAACCCAGCCAAGCCTTCCTTCTTACATCATGATAAAAATATATGACTTTATGGCTGCAAATAGTCTTAGTTATGAAATGTCTTCATaactaaattgaattaaaaatcaaaagtaaacaaaaactgatAATTTGATCTGGGTTTGCATTCTGAAAACCTAAAAGCAGCTGCCAGCAATGAAGTGTCTTAACTTTCTGAAACTGTAAAGTTCATCTTATAATTTTACTTCAGTAAGATAAAAGTAAttcattgctaaaactacaagcTGACTACAGTTCTAGAAAGCTGATGTCATCATcgcaacttctccttctgtttgctgattggccaggATGAAATTCTGTCCGATGAATCCAGTTTTGTGAGCAGGGAAAATGGCAGGAATATCGACAGAGACGAGAGATATTCTTTATAAAATGGGCAGAGCACTGCCAACAGCAGGCACTTCATTTTGATACAGCAAAGaagaataattaatttaattttgcattGTCTCATCATCATTACGCACTCTTCTTGATTTTGCTTTgtgtatcaatcaatcaaattcaaAACGAGACCTTATTGATTTTGTTCAGAAGGAGCTACGTGTGAAAGCTACCAGACCATATCATGATTCTTAAAACAATGCAGTTTGTTCGTGTTACATGGTCAGTGGCCTtgcatggttttttttttctttttctttctgttttccttttctgtatAGTTGCAGCTTCATGCCTGTTGACTCCACTCTGAGAGGCAGGGCAGCACTCAGCCATCCTCCTTACTAAATCATATGCCAACCGCCATTAAGGAAAAAGTCGAAGAATCAATCACAAGAGATAGTGTCGCGCCTAGCAACAGGGTCAAGACAGGGATTTCTCCTTGCTCAGAGTCGCTCTCAGCAGATTACCGAATTACACTAAGGCTGCGACTCCTTGGCAGGAATCTTATGCTGTGATAGGAGCTCTGATGATCTTTGAGCATATGGGGCCTGATCTTCTTGTCAACaaagatttttgtcatttctcaCTGCCCAAGAtgtttattcttaaaaatatataaatacgtTGAAAATGTACGACCCGGATAGTTGTAGTTCAGGCTCTTAAACCATGCAAAGTCCTGATAACATTTCAACTTTGCTCTGTTGAACATTATTCTTTGATCAAGAGTCTAGAGTTTCCATCTACTCCACAATGACGATCGTGGGATTGGTGATGCTCTGTGGTGCCGTCATCATCTTTGAGTGGTGAGAGACAATTTtctatgagatttttttttgctgtgcacCTGTTTTATATTTAGTAACGCtaacatcctttttttttaattttagctgGCTTAGATTCTCCAAGAAACCAACGGAGGTGAGAAAATTGACCTGATAAATAAAGTTAATCCTGAAATTATTCATGCTTCTTGCACCTGCGTGTCTGGGTTGCTCCCGGTGTGATATATAGGTATTAACTGCAGTATAAAAAACTGCGTAGCAACAAcgctgtttgtttctttgttgtttcctgTCTACAGGACACAAACGAAGCAGAGTGACGGAGGCACAGgcatcatgaaaataaagatgtAAACTTCACTCTGCAGTGGAGAATTTCTTCTTCCCTACTCTATCACGTACCTCCATTACTTGTAATGCTTTCTTTCAAAGATTCAGCCATGCAGGCAAATACttgaatcattttttttgttcaaagtaAGGAAATTTAAATATCTGCTATGTTTTGAGTGTTGCTTTCACTGCACAacaattaatgcaaaaataaacagcagataGAAGAGCCAACAACTGGTtatgtcatccaggacatgttactgtgaaatatcatcTCCGTCTTTGTCGTCCAgtaacagtcttcagtcagaggtttcttaTTGCTGCCTGGAGACGTTTCCTGCTCACAGAGTCTGCAACAAGCTCTTTCAAGTTACTTGTGTATTGCGAGTTTGTGTAACGTTTAATTGTGCTTTTGTTAAGATAAAGTgtttctgaattgaattgttGACTTCCTCTACCGAGGCTTCAAATAAATGTCTTCACCACATGTACAGCAACAGCTCCCCCCCCCTTTCAGACTTTGTTTTCAAAGCACTGCTCATTGCAGCTGGTCTCAGCAGGTGAATTTAGTCAAACCAAGAAGATTGAAAACAGTGGTTTGTCATTTCTAACAACAAGAAACTGCGTTGGCGTCTTCCAGTCCGGCTGACATCTAAGTTGTTCTTAGCTGACGTCTAAGAACAGACGGCACCACTGGACAGCcttaaaacaaagttaatagAGTCTATCAAGTCCACAAAGTCTTGGACCTGGAGATTCTCGGGAtcaaacgcaattaaaatctgATCGGATCGTGATCCAGAATCACCAgctctttgtttcttctgtgATCCAGCGGAGTGTCTATGTTTAGATATAAAAGTAGAATACAGTAGAGTATTTGATATAACCAGAGGAAGCCACTCCAACATTTCATTTacgtttctgtttttgcttctgcttttttttttttctttcttttaattcgTAAATAGTTACTGAGAAGTAAATGAAAGGAACCATATAGTTGCGTGGGGCGAAAGTGTCAAActtgtttataaaatataattcgGTTCCGTGACAGAGGCTTCCCAGGTGAATGTTCAGTTGCTTCTTCTCAGACAGTAGCAAACATTGTTTGGCAGGAACAAATGGACAATACAAGCTGACATCCTCTTTTACACAAGAATGACGGCTTACTGCTGCAGCTTGCCTCCACACGTCAGAAGCTTTTAAACAAAACGCTGACTGAGTGAAGATTTATTCGGTAAGAAAGTCTTTCTAAGTTTAACCTTTTGTCACTTTTCATTCTGAAggacatttaaattttaaaaaaatgcatttgtttaaGTACTTTATGAAAGTTCTCTCAAAGTATAACAATACATTAAGTGTTATAAAATGTTGACATAAGGAAACAATGATTTATCAAGACTTTTGATTTATGTTTCCAGTCTGAAGAATGATGAGACTGATTGCAGCTTTGTCTGAGAATATAGTGACAGCCAGCATGTTACTGAGTGTCATCTTTCTTCCAGGtgagctgtttgtttgtttgcttttttttcatttactttgaTTAGTGGTTAGTAAAGTTTCCTCTCCCGGAAGATTATGCTCCATGTTATGTTCAccattagtttgtttttgcaggtgCCTTGGCAGTTTGTAGTAATGTAAACCCAAGTTTCTCAATTACCACACCAAACCAGAATGAGGCACTCAATGGATCTTGTTTGCATGTCCCATGTAGCTTTAATACACAACGTGAATTTAATATACAAGGAGTATATACTTTTGGAGTGTGGATTAAAAGTGACAAGAATATCTACGAGACCGCAGACAGGAGTTAACTAAATACCCACTAGAAATTACTGGAGACTTGAATCAATACAACTGCACCACCCTGTTTTCTGATGTAAACACAAATGTTCAGGGCTTGTACTTCTTAAGACTTTACAACGGTAACCTCAAGGCAACAGCGTGTGCTGATCCTCTTCGGTAAACGTCAGAGGTAAGAGTGTTATTTTGAATATCTCATAAAGTTCTTAGTCGACACTGAACTAGGTACTGCTTTGCATTCAAGGCATTTTAGTTGTAAATGTTATGTTGTAAAGGGCTTTGAATGGAAAATTTGAATTCCATCTGTGTCCTGTGTATAAATGACAAAGTCATCTGTGTACAAATTAAAGGGAGATCAATTAGAAAAAATTACAACACCAATTTGATTAGCATAAGAAGGGGTTGTTAGTGCttgttttttatattgataaaagaaaaaatgtttcaaaatgttttgtttgtcataTCTTGTATATCTTACTCCCAAGTTACTTCTGCTTCCAGTAATTTCAGACCAAATTCAATGACATTTTCACAAATTCAAAtgcaaagttttaaattaattgcttgaatatgtatatattgtttaaaataatgaactattttaatgtgtttgttgttgaaaatcTACATCAA
This portion of the Xiphophorus hellerii strain 12219 chromosome 21, Xiphophorus_hellerii-4.1, whole genome shotgun sequence genome encodes:
- the LOC116711543 gene encoding B-cell receptor CD22-like, yielding MSTLEMLLSLVFLPSILAVCERPGVSLTLPTPIEALSGSCFQVPCRFIEHNGFNSTGAREGVWIKHGKDIYTTAHGINKYPIEITGDLDKFNCSTLLSDVNTNLAGKYFLRLDNKQSTATACAHPLWVTVRDSPWSPSINVPSDLKEHQSVTVTCSAFTPCPHSPPKLTWNLQQDSLRQIEKNTDGTFITKIQKNITLSNTHDGYNIRCSARYPVIGGIKTAETEVTLSVSYAPRNTLASISPPGLVSAGSRVELSCFSRAKPPPSFTWFRKCEHGTTNVSVGPVYSFVVTKGGEYYCVATNGLGNQRSSDIYLRIKETPGSPSINVPSDLKEHQSVTVTCSAFTPCPHSPPKLTWNLQQDSLRQTEKNSDGTFTTKIQETLTLSDTHDGYNIRCSSRYSAIGGIKTAETEVTLSVSYAPRNTLASISPPGLVSAGSRVELSCFSRAKPPPSFTWFWKSKHGEVDVSVGPVYNLSVTEKGEYYCVASNNLGSQKSSVILLNIEESRVSIYSTMTIVGLVMLCGAVIIFECWLRFSKKPTEDTNEAE